The Malus domestica chromosome 13, GDT2T_hap1 genome includes a window with the following:
- the LOC139190934 gene encoding uncharacterized protein, whose product MPKIPEIAKCPDELMSLKQWEDASLAEFTELRLFANVESKEVDFHWPHGCSIVGSSIDQPSPSTNIGSNASLPAENLSPKPYASQSSSPLLPVILKKDSVALSVDVEKRIKVVEDMITLSRNDCLWLFALCAAVDNPLDADTSPSLRSLLRKSAALRAAKSVLDDEVVIMYSSHDFR is encoded by the exons ATGCCCAAGATTCCTGAGATTGCTAAGTGTCCAGACGAATTGATGTCCCTGAAACAGTGGGAGGATGCATCTCTTGCTGAGTTTACAGAGCTAAGGCTG TTTGCTAATGTAGAATCCAAGGAAGTTGACTTCCACTGGCCTCATGGCTGTTCCATCGTTGGGAGCTCCATAGATCAGCCATCCCCGTCAACTAATATAGGTAGTAATGCCTCACTGCCTGCTGAGAACTTAAGTCCCAAGCCTTATGCGAGTCAAAGTTCCAGCCCTTTGTTGCCGGTGATCTTAAAAAAGGACTCTGTAGCTCTAAGTGTTGATGTTGAGAAACGCATAAAAGTGGTAGAGGACATGATCACTCTGTCAAGGAATGATTGCCTGTGGCTATTTGCATTATGTGCAGCAGTTGATAATCCACTAGATGCTGATACCAGCCCTTCTCTTCGAAGTCTGCTAAGGAAGAGTGCTGCCTTGCGAGCTGCAAAGTCTGTACTTGATGATGAGGTAGTAATAATGTATTCTAGCCACGATTTCAGGTAA